The sequence TACTTTCAAAAACGTCGCCTGATGCGGAGGGAATTTTATCCTGAAGGGAGGGAGAGAAATAAGATTGGCGGTATTAACCTGCTTTTCGTTTCAGGAAACGGATGGTGGGTTTTTTATTTATATTTTAGGAGGGATATATGATGAACGTAAAATTTGTAACCCGTACAGCAATATTGCTGGCTTTGACTCTGGCATTTCAAATGCTGAAACTTCCCCAGCCCTTTACGGGTCCTGCCGTTAATACAATGCTTTTCGTATCGACGGCAGTAGTGGGAATAGGTGGGGGGATAACAATAGGGGCCCTTACCCCATGGATTGCCTTCATCAACGGGATTTTGAACCCGGTGCTGGCACCTGCCATCCCTTTTATAATGATAGGAAACGGGGTCCTTGTAACCCTTTTTGGATTATTAAAAAGAACGAATATCTATCTGGCTATAGTTGCTGCAGCATTGTTTAAATATATCGTCCTTTCAACGGCAGTAAGGTTTGTGATTAATGTTCCGCCTCCCGTTGCTAAGGCCCTTCAAATACCCCAGCTATATACAGCTCTTACTGGCGGGGTTATTGCTTTAATTGTCATTAAGGTTCTTGAAAAACCCCTGGGGATAAAAGAAACTAAGGAGAAATAATTTTTTGTAAAAGAGAAGGATGGGTTTCATGGTATTCCATGAATACTTTATCCTTCTTTTTTTATTTATAAATATGACCGTTCCCTTAGCTCAGGGAGAATTAAATGGCATCCCCCCGCTTGCCGTTCGCTCCTCTCTTAGCTCCGCTCACTCTGGAATTTGGCTCTCCGCCGCCACAGGCTTGTGAGCCAAATTAACAGTCGCTTATGTGTCTGCCATTTATTCAACCGAACTTACCATTTCCTGAGTGAGTATATAGCCATTTTTTAAATAAAAACAATTCAAAAAAAGGAATTGTTTATACGGCGGAGAATAATTATAATGTCCGGTATATTATTATTAATATATATTTTCGAGATATAATTATAGATTTAAAAAAGGAGGATTCTAGAATGCTCGGAACTATTGTCAACTCGGCAGCAATTATTGTAGGAACTTTTTTGGGCATACTGCTTAAAACGGGAATTCCTGATAAAATAAAGCATACTATTATGCAGGGCATAGGGCTTTCCGTTATGTTAATCGGTCTTTCTATGGCCATGAAAACCCAGAACGTAATTATTGTAATTTTAAGCCTGGTAATCGGAGGGATCATTGGAGAGGTTTTTGCGATAGAAGACAGGTTGAAGAATGCCGGAGAATGGTTAGAGGAAAGGGTTGGCCAAAACCAGGGGGATTTTACTAGAGGCTTTGTAACCACCAGCCTTATATTTTGTGTGGGGGCTATGGCAATAATGGGTGCACTGGAAAGCGGCCTTACAGGGAACCATACTACCCTATTTGCAAA is a genomic window of Koleobacter methoxysyntrophicus containing:
- a CDS encoding DUF554 domain-containing protein, encoding MLGTIVNSAAIIVGTFLGILLKTGIPDKIKHTIMQGIGLSVMLIGLSMAMKTQNVIIVILSLVIGGIIGEVFAIEDRLKNAGEWLEERVGQNQGDFTRGFVTTSLIFCVGAMAIMGALESGLTGNHTTLFAKSALDGITSIVFASSMGIGVAFSALPVFIYQGLITLTAASMKVFLTDAIIREMTATGGVLILGIGLNILEITKIKVGNMLPAIIGAVFLTVLMARFPF
- a CDS encoding ECF transporter S component, which translates into the protein MNVKFVTRTAILLALTLAFQMLKLPQPFTGPAVNTMLFVSTAVVGIGGGITIGALTPWIAFINGILNPVLAPAIPFIMIGNGVLVTLFGLLKRTNIYLAIVAAALFKYIVLSTAVRFVINVPPPVAKALQIPQLYTALTGGVIALIVIKVLEKPLGIKETKEK